CTCGCAGTGGAGAGAGGTGGCGGCACGCGGCCCGTACACCGTCGCGGCAAACGCCTTCGCCGTTGTCGAATTCGCGGCCGTCAGAACGATGGCTCTGCGGATCGAGGCGACGATGCCGCAGGGCGGTGGCGTCAGCGTTGCCGAATGGCGCGTCGGTCCCGCGTCAGAACTGGGGGCGCCCTCGGATCTCGCGGTGACGGAGAGGTTCGACCTTGAAGCAGACGCCCTCGACTGGACGATCACGCTCGCCAACCGGACGGATCGCCCTGTCGAAATCGCGGACCTTGGCGTCCCGCTGCCTTTCGCCGAGCGCACACCGGGGCGCGGAGAGATCTACACGCGCAAGCTGTTGCGACACTCGCTCATCGCCGGTCACGGTTCGTGGGTGTACTGGCAGCGCAGCAACGGTGTGGGACCCTACCTCGTGATGACGCCCGTCGGGCAGACGAAGTTCGAGTACCAGGACAATACCGGCGGCGGAGCAAGCGGCCTCGGCTACACGCCCTATATTCACGCAAAGGTTGCCAGCGCCGGAGCGCTCGCAGCGGGCGGTAATTGGCGGCTTCCCCTCACGTCACTCACGATCGCGCCGAACGCCTCGGTCATCTACGCGTTTCGTTTCAAGTGGGCGCGCGATTTCGCCGGCGTCCGCGACGTCCTGTACAACGAGGGAAAGTTCGACACGTCGGTGGTCCCAGGAATGGTGGTGCCATCCGATCTGGCCGCCATATTCGCCTTGCGGACGAAGAACAGCATCGAAGCGATCGAGGCGGAGCATCCTTCCGCCACGACGATCGACGCCCTCGGTGAGCGGCCGGGCGGCGCGAAGGTCTTTCGCGTCCGCTTCTCGAAGCCCGGCGAGAACGTGCTTCGTGTCAGGTACGGCCGCGGGCAGTGGACGACGCTGGAGTTCTTCGTCACCGAGCCGCTCGAGACCGTCATCCGGAAGCGCGCCGCTTTTCTCGTCAGCCACCATCAGCATGCCGATCCGGCGAAATGGTACGTGGGCGTCTACAGCGATTGGGATCAGAAGAACGAGACACTCCGCAGCCCGGAGGATCGCGACTCGCTTTCCGCCTGGCTCACCGACGCCAACGACGACGCGGGAAACGCCCGGCCGGCGTTCATCGCGTCCAAGAACGTCTTCTTTCCCGAGCCGAAGGAAATCGCGAGCCTCGAGCTCTACGTCAGCAAGTACCTGTGGGGCGGCATGCAGATGACCGACCGGGAGAAATATCCCTACGCCATCTACGGCATCCCCAACTGGAAGGCCAATCGTTCGAGCCCGGATCCCGGACGCAACGGCCAGGCGCACGTGTGGCGGATCTACGACTACCCGCACATCGTGCTGCTCTACTACCGCATGTACCAGATCGCGAAGTTCTATCCGGACAAGATCCAGCATCTCGACGCCGCCACCTACCTGGAACGGGCGTATCGCACGGCCGTCGCGTACTGGACCGTACCGCTCGAAGTCGAGAAGTGGTCCGCCGACGCGGTCGGCACGATGAACGAGGCATTCATACCGGAACTGATCGACGCGCTGCAGCGCGAGGGGAAGGTTGAATGGGCAGGGACGCTTCGCGGGTACTGGGAGGGCAAAGTCGATCGCTTCGTCAACCGCACGCCGAACCTGTACGGATCCGAGTTCGCGTTCGATTCAACGGGGTTCGAGTCCACCGGCGCGTTCGCAAGATACGCGGTGACGAGACAGGCTTCCGACTTCCGCGCCCGGGTGACCGCCGAGGCCGCGCTGAAGTTCATGAACCTCCAGCTGCTGCTCAACATGTCGGACCGCGGGTGGCTGGAGACGACCTATTTCCAGCTTGGGAGCGATTACCGGGGCAATCTTTCATACCTTCTCAGCTACATGTCGCAGATGGGCGGCTGGTCGATCCTCGACTACGGCCTGCACTTCGCTGCGGATCCCACCGACTACCTTCGACTCGGTTACGCGTCGGCGCTCAGCTCCTGGGCGCTGGTGAACTCGGGCACCGAGGCGAGCGGCTACGGCTACTGGTTTCCGAGCCGGAACAACGACGGCGCGACCGGCGGAGGGTTCATGGGGGACGCGTTCGGGCGCGGCTGGATCGGGAAAGAGATGGGCCGCGGCGCCTGGCACTACAGCGCGGAAGAGGACGTCGGGTACTGCGCCGCCCTGCGGACCCACGCGACGATCGTCACCCTTGATCCGGTTTTTGGCGAGGTCGCCTACGGAGGCGATCTGACGCGCGACGGCAAGCGCGTGAAGGTCGTGTCCCGTGACGGCCTGCGCGTTCGCTTCCACATCGTCCGCGGCAACCAGCGGCTGCACCTGGTGCTGGATCGCGATGGGTACGCGAAGGAACAGCCGATTTCCGTTGCCGACGATCTATCGCGCATCGAGTTCACGCTCGAGAACCGCACCGGCACAGCCCATCGAACCGAACTCGCCGTTTCCGGGTTGCCGGCCGGAACGTACACGGTGACCGTCGACGGGCAGCCGGCTGCGACGATTCTGGGATCGGATCGCGAGCAGACGGTCACGCTGGCTGTTGGCGCGTCGCCGACGCTCCCCGTGACGATCGTGCGGAAGGCGCTCTAGACGGCGTGGCGAAAGTTCCGGGCCGAAACCATCCCAGACAGCCAGCCGCTTAACGCTTCTGAATCCAGCGGTTACGTCGGCCTGCCTCCCCGTGCGCGACCCTTGTGTTCGCCGATCTCCCATCACCAACCGTCCCTTGTTCGGAATGTGGTACCGATCCTACCGGGTCTGGCGCCCAGTTGTGGCCCTCCGGCGCCTCAACCGTGAGCCTCTGAACCTCATCCGTCTCGACGGTCCCACGGCGTCGATTCCCATCCCCGAATGACGCCATTGTCGCCGCAGACCGGGCAGCCCCACTCGACGGCCTCCCCGTCGTCGAGTCGCGCAACGATGGTGCCCAGGCAGCGCTTCCGGCTCGGGCTTCGTCGACACGTCACGTTCGTTTCGTCGTACTCGTCCGGCGGGTGGCTCGTGACCCACGCGACAATTGAGGCGAGGAACAGCGCGAGGTTCAGCGCAGGACCGGGGATGTTCGCCGGAAAGGAGCCGTGCTCGTCCAGGAAATGCGTCAGGTCGGTGATCCACGTGTCTCCCATCGGCCGTCTCTCCCTTCCATCTCGGAGCGGGTCGGCGCACCGCTGCACGTTGCCCCGCTCGGTCTTCGTCTCGCCCTTCCGCGTTGCATCATCCGAACGCGGCGCCTGAGGACGCGCGCGTGGCACAGTTCCTCGCGTTCGCACGCGGTGTAGATCGTATCCTTGCTCACCTTGAGCAGTGCTTGCGTCGATGTCGCGCGCTTGCCAGCGAGCACCGGTTCCTGCCAATCGTCCAACAGGCCCGATGGGTCAGGAACGAGTTGGCACAGCTGGCGGTCTGACCACAGCGCCAGTCGCGGTTCGATCCGGGTTCGAACATGTCGACAGCCCTATATAGCGGCCTTCGGCACGGCCTTGCAAAGAGACTCGAACCCAACGCCTCGAACCTCGCCGTCAGGGGCAGGCCAGACCGGCCGCCCAAACTGACGAACTGAAGAAGCCGAAGGACGAAATCGGGAAGGTGAAGCCGACGGCCCGCGCGCACCAGGCGGAGACGGCGACGCACCCAGCGGATCGCAAACGGCAACACCCTATCTGGGCGCAGCGCGTCGGCCGCCGCCGCGACACTGCGGGCCGCCTCCACGTGGATCACCACGCGTTCCACGTCGTCGATGTCACTCGGAAACCGACTGGCGAGACAGTCCGGCAGCAGACTGACGGTCTCGTGCGCCGTCGGGCAGTAGTAGCGGGTGATCCGCATCCCGACCGGCGTCTTCCGGGGATACGTCCCATGCCGGGCGAACCCGCACCCGCCGCGCCGATGGCGGGGACACGTCGCGAGACTTGCCTTCGCCCAGGCGTTTTGGGCAACATAGGCCGCGACAAGCACAGCCTCCCTTCCCCGTCGCTGCTCGTCCCGACGGTGGGGAAGGTTCTGACCACACTTCGCCGTCGGCGCGCAGCTCACACTGTGGCCAGCGATCCACCGATTCCTCACCGGTAGAATCCGACGAATTGGGTCAGGGGGATTGCGAGACTACGTGAGGCTAACACTGCCGCAACGAGTGGAAGCCGCAGATTGAGCAACACCGCGCGCGCCAAGTGAGCCGCCGCCGACGCCCTCAGCGTCAGGAGGAACCTTGATCGTCAAGCGAGTACTGAGCGCCTATGGAGCAGGAGGGGTCCGGGGTGTTGTTGGCGCGATTGTTCGCCGAATTCGGACGCCAACTGCGCGCTGTTTCCCGCTGTGCAGACAGTTCGTCAGCGGCGCCACCGGGATCGAGATTGGGGGTCCAAGCTCGATATTCGCGCGTTACGGCATGATCCCCCTCTATCCGGCAGCCAAACGCGTGGACAACTGCAACTTCGCGCGGTCCACTCTCTGGGAAGGCGCAATCGAGGAAGGCCATTCATTCGCCTTCAACTCAAGAAGTGCACGGGGCCAACAATTCATCGCCGAGGGCGTCGACCTGAACATGATTCCGAGCGATGACTACCGTTTCCTGTTGTCCTCGAACATGCTCGAACACACCACCAACCCACTTGCTGCTCTCGTTGAGTGGAAGCGATTGCTCGAGGCTGGCGGCGGGTTGATTCTAGTCCTGCCCCACAGAGACGGAACGTTTGACCATCGCCGACCAATCACCACGCTGGACCACCTCGTTCTGGACTTCGAGAACAGCACGCCAGAGACAAACCTCGATCATCTCCCAGAAATCCTGGCTCTGCATGACCTGGCGCGAGACCCAGGCGCGGTAGACGAGGCGACGTTTCGTGAGCGCGCGCAGCGCAACGGAACCGTGCGGGGCCTCCATCACCACGTGTTCGATACGCGGCTCGCCATGGAGGTTGTATCGTGGGCGGGGTTTGACTTGCTTGCAGCCGAGCCGTTGAAGCCGTGTCAGATCGTGGTTGTCGCCCAAAAACCATATGGCCAGGCATCGAGAACGACACTCACGGCAAGCGATGTGGCCGAGGTGCTGCAAAAGAGTCCGTTCGCAAGTGATCGCAAATGACCGCGCCACGGTGACGAGGATGTCCTTGTCGGTGATGTGGAACCGTCGGGTCATGCGGTCGGTGGTGCTGGGCAGCAGACACCGGTCAATCGTTCTCGCTGGGCAGCCGCCGAGCCCTATGGACCGCCTTCGAAGCAGTAGTTCGGCGAGGCGAGGACGACTCGGTCGGCGTCCTTCATCTTTGCGAGCAGCATGCCCCGGTCGTCCTCGAGCGGGCAGAACTCCTCGCCCTTCGCAAAGCACGCCCTGCAACCCCGGCACGGTTCGAGGTGATAATCGCCCAGGCAAACCACCGCGGTCTCGATCCCCATCGAACCCCTCGAGCTGATCGAGGAACTTGCGGGTCGCCTGGTAGGTGTATCCCTTTCGGGCCGCGCCCACAAGAGCCGTGACCTTCTCTGCAGCCATGTAGCGCCACCTCTCGAACGGACTCGTCGCATGCCACCCGTCGGGCGGCGGATGATCCGATGCCCAGGGAGAACACACCGGGTTGACAGCCAAAGGCGGCTACTGGCCCGGGCGAGGCTCGGCATGAGACCGCGCCCGAACTACGGCCGCCAGGTCGACGTCTGCAACGCCCGCTCTTCGGGGCTTCGGCCGCGCGAGAGTGGGGTGCCCAGGTAGCCAGGGCGCGAGGGGCTGATGTAGCGGCACCCTGGCCGCCGGTCGTGCGGGCGAGCAGCAGGCCCTGGTCGTACCCGCCCATTGCGCCGTGCCGACAGAGGACGGCAGGCCCCGATCCGAACGAGGCGTACTCGACCGCCCCGCGGGAGGTATTGCTGACGACGGGTTCCGGCCGACCGTCGAGCGTGAGCTCGCTGGTCAAGTGGGTGTCTCCAAAAAGAAAATACGGGCCAGGATGCGCGGGTCTGGCGACTTGTAAGTGGACCCGAGAGCCAGCCGGTGCAGCGCCAGCCCCTTCACCGTCGTCCAGAAGATGAGGGGCAGATCATCAGGGCGACCGTCGTCGAACGAGCCGTCCCGCTGGCCAGCGCGCGCCAGGCGCGCGACAACGCCGTAGGGAACGTCCCGCTCGCGGCGGATGATGGCCCTGGTCTCCGCCGGCACGGCGTCCGAGATGCCCGCCGTGGAGATCAGCACGCTGATCCAGGAGAAGTTCTCGTACTCCTCGAGCGTCCGCATCAGCGTC
This DNA window, taken from Vicinamibacterales bacterium, encodes the following:
- a CDS encoding DUF5695 domain-containing protein; this translates as MIHLHRAPHLALRVSRGALCPLLATACLHVLSGVAPAQELSTQAFTLRYDESGVRSLKRANDVHDTDYIASGGALGRLLVRYRSTPNGDWRQLRDAVIRRPAGQTTSIEYVLGAVLPGMASKASPSAERGVGGLRALSDGLVPAPSGAGAAVQVPTFAWTAGPNEPGAGGPGAAASTRWVQYTFPVEEDISRAEVFWVAPPQSWRLLYQDNSQWREVAARGPYTVAANAFAVVEFAAVRTMALRIEATMPQGGGVSVAEWRVGPASELGAPSDLAVTERFDLEADALDWTITLANRTDRPVEIADLGVPLPFAERTPGRGEIYTRKLLRHSLIAGHGSWVYWQRSNGVGPYLVMTPVGQTKFEYQDNTGGGASGLGYTPYIHAKVASAGALAAGGNWRLPLTSLTIAPNASVIYAFRFKWARDFAGVRDVLYNEGKFDTSVVPGMVVPSDLAAIFALRTKNSIEAIEAEHPSATTIDALGERPGGAKVFRVRFSKPGENVLRVRYGRGQWTTLEFFVTEPLETVIRKRAAFLVSHHQHADPAKWYVGVYSDWDQKNETLRSPEDRDSLSAWLTDANDDAGNARPAFIASKNVFFPEPKEIASLELYVSKYLWGGMQMTDREKYPYAIYGIPNWKANRSSPDPGRNGQAHVWRIYDYPHIVLLYYRMYQIAKFYPDKIQHLDAATYLERAYRTAVAYWTVPLEVEKWSADAVGTMNEAFIPELIDALQREGKVEWAGTLRGYWEGKVDRFVNRTPNLYGSEFAFDSTGFESTGAFARYAVTRQASDFRARVTAEAALKFMNLQLLLNMSDRGWLETTYFQLGSDYRGNLSYLLSYMSQMGGWSILDYGLHFAADPTDYLRLGYASALSSWALVNSGTEASGYGYWFPSRNNDGATGGGFMGDAFGRGWIGKEMGRGAWHYSAEEDVGYCAALRTHATIVTLDPVFGEVAYGGDLTRDGKRVKVVSRDGLRVRFHIVRGNQRLHLVLDRDGYAKEQPISVADDLSRIEFTLENRTGTAHRTELAVSGLPAGTYTVTVDGQPAATILGSDREQTVTLAVGASPTLPVTIVRKAL
- a CDS encoding NAD(P)H-dependent oxidoreductase — encoded protein: MGIETAVVCLGDYHLEPCRGCRACFAKGEEFCPLEDDRGMLLAKMKDADRVVLASPNYCFEGGP